In the Leptospira selangorensis genome, one interval contains:
- a CDS encoding patatin-like phospholipase family protein — protein sequence MSSYFSPGESEQSEMIGLPKAKKGARALVVAGGGMKGSFAGGALYAINQAVPSTYFDLILGVSSGSCAAAYYTTGYETDYAHGLKILDIWRKELTGSQLISFLNPFRGKTFLDQEYLIDYLFGTKYRLPSEYLEKKETSPFYVVVTNLAKARAEYVKATASNVLNLLKAATSLPIATRGKWKVGGQYYGDGGISDPIPVESVIQAGYKDITVVLNSPEDEFSDPIPGFQGWLSYPSNKKLSHMITKVHHTMYNRAVRIIHSPPKGVKIRVISPEESELSMVTTSSKLLNRSVTKGMEAGQRLVANMIAEISELKNKSKLLRKLFIPTIRPEEGKS from the coding sequence ATGAGTTCGTATTTTTCTCCAGGAGAATCGGAGCAGTCAGAGATGATAGGTTTGCCCAAGGCCAAAAAAGGCGCGCGGGCATTGGTAGTTGCAGGCGGAGGAATGAAAGGTTCCTTTGCAGGTGGGGCATTGTACGCCATCAACCAGGCAGTACCTTCTACATACTTCGATCTAATTTTGGGAGTTTCTTCCGGCTCCTGCGCTGCAGCTTATTATACTACAGGTTATGAGACGGATTATGCTCATGGTTTGAAGATCCTGGATATTTGGAGAAAAGAACTCACCGGCAGCCAATTGATCTCTTTTTTAAATCCTTTCCGGGGAAAAACTTTTTTAGATCAAGAATATCTAATAGATTATTTGTTCGGGACAAAGTATAGACTCCCTTCCGAATATTTGGAGAAGAAAGAGACTTCTCCTTTTTATGTGGTGGTCACAAATCTTGCAAAAGCAAGGGCGGAATATGTGAAGGCAACCGCCTCCAACGTTTTAAATTTATTGAAAGCCGCAACTTCTTTGCCGATCGCCACCAGAGGGAAATGGAAAGTAGGCGGGCAATATTATGGAGACGGAGGAATATCTGATCCGATCCCTGTAGAGTCTGTAATCCAAGCTGGTTATAAAGACATTACCGTAGTATTAAATAGCCCCGAGGATGAATTTTCAGATCCGATCCCCGGATTCCAAGGTTGGCTTTCTTATCCTTCCAACAAAAAACTTTCTCATATGATCACCAAGGTGCATCATACTATGTACAATCGTGCGGTTCGTATTATTCATTCTCCACCTAAAGGAGTGAAGATCAGAGTCATCTCTCCGGAAGAATCGGAGTTAAGCATGGTCACAACAAGTTCCAAACTTTTAAATCGTTCCGTTACCAAAGGTATGGAAGCTGGACAAAGATTGGTCGCGAACATGATCGCTGAAATTTCAGAACTCAAAAACAAATCCAAACTTTTGAGAAAACTTTTTATTCCTACGATCCGTCCGGAAGAAGGCAAAAGTTGA
- a CDS encoding RNA polymerase subunit sigma-70: MEKNSEKDKRLISSVEFYFREGNSENFLKEAWIWAWTLAKGRYHLDEDSCSEIVLKLVLDAEEVLHLFKERGYSNFPAFFTTYTKNLIWNQRRKEIRLNQSEILSDGFERFYDPRSEFTNDILSQTQETSLLIQNILAEMDPIVSLILKLKHRIPLNLKESRLFYSKLKKKKLKLSDYYSKDIEEERKSWLRKKELNEKLSRLYQGMQINHFENLERWKMSRKQIVEVCGAVTEEKSFKKIGWYLGLSEHSVRKSYYFAISELKRKGDLKKIRLSEAA, translated from the coding sequence ATGGAAAAAAACTCCGAAAAAGACAAAAGACTTATCTCTTCCGTTGAATTTTATTTTAGAGAAGGGAACTCAGAAAATTTTCTAAAAGAAGCATGGATCTGGGCCTGGACGCTCGCCAAAGGAAGATATCATTTGGACGAAGATTCCTGTTCTGAGATCGTTTTAAAACTGGTTCTGGATGCGGAAGAAGTATTACATTTATTCAAGGAAAGAGGATATTCAAATTTCCCTGCATTTTTTACGACATATACTAAAAATCTAATATGGAATCAAAGAAGGAAGGAGATCCGGCTCAATCAAAGTGAAATTTTATCGGATGGATTCGAAAGATTTTACGATCCTAGATCCGAATTCACTAATGATATATTGAGCCAAACCCAGGAAACTTCTCTTTTAATCCAAAATATTCTGGCTGAAATGGATCCGATTGTTTCCCTTATTCTAAAGCTAAAACATAGGATTCCCTTAAACTTAAAAGAATCCAGATTATTCTATTCTAAACTAAAAAAGAAAAAATTAAAATTAAGCGATTATTATTCAAAAGATATAGAAGAAGAAAGAAAATCCTGGCTTAGGAAAAAAGAATTAAACGAAAAACTTTCCAGACTTTACCAGGGTATGCAGATCAATCATTTCGAAAATTTAGAAAGATGGAAAATGTCCAGAAAACAGATAGTCGAAGTCTGCGGGGCAGTGACGGAAGAAAAAAGTTTCAAAAAGATAGGCTGGTATCTGGGACTCAGCGAACATTCCGTTCGAAAATCATATTATTTTGCAATTTCCGAATTAAAAAGGAAAGGAGATCTGAAAAAGATCAGATTGTCAGAAGCAGCCTAA
- a CDS encoding intradiol ring-cleavage dioxygenase — protein MKRKDFLKSIFVSGAVFTGLANSCNSQKDSSPSNLGLLQGILDTSSCNTSDVYSSSVCALIPQETEGPYPLDLSSNSSYFRQDITEGKTGIPLSLVLTIQNINDNCNPISNARVDIWHCDKDGYYSGYSESGYLGAKNYIGETFCRGIQLTDSSGIVNFTTIYPGWYSGRVTHIHFQVYLNNGLVATSQIAFPEDITKTVYNTSLYSAHGQNTSVPGNCYDNIFNNSSSDLSLELCTITEDSSTGGYIASLTVGIAN, from the coding sequence TTGAAAAGAAAAGATTTTCTGAAAAGTATATTCGTATCAGGCGCGGTTTTTACAGGGCTTGCCAATTCCTGTAATTCTCAAAAGGATAGTTCTCCTTCTAATCTTGGCTTATTACAAGGAATTCTGGATACTTCTTCCTGTAATACTTCCGACGTTTATAGTTCTTCCGTATGCGCTTTGATCCCGCAAGAAACGGAAGGTCCTTATCCTTTGGATCTGAGCTCTAATTCTTCTTATTTTCGCCAAGATATCACGGAAGGAAAAACAGGAATTCCTTTGAGTCTTGTATTAACGATCCAAAATATAAATGATAATTGTAATCCTATCTCGAATGCAAGAGTGGATATTTGGCATTGTGATAAGGACGGATATTATTCAGGATACAGCGAATCCGGATATTTGGGGGCCAAAAATTATATAGGAGAAACATTCTGCAGAGGGATACAACTTACCGATAGTTCAGGGATCGTAAATTTTACAACGATCTATCCCGGTTGGTATTCTGGAAGGGTGACTCATATTCATTTTCAAGTGTATTTGAATAATGGGCTCGTAGCTACTTCTCAAATCGCTTTCCCGGAAGACATTACAAAAACAGTATATAATACTTCTTTATATTCAGCTCATGGTCAAAACACTTCCGTTCCCGGAAATTGTTATGATAATATATTTAATAACTCAAGTTCCGATCTAAGTTTAGAATTATGTACAATTACAGAGGACTCTTCCACAGGAGGATATATCGCAAGTCTCACAGTCGGGATCGCGAATTAA
- a CDS encoding SelL-related redox protein: MKFLPKEILESQVHGRNLTGLSFGDNLPQKPSLVVFLRHLGCIFCRETVEDLRVFSSEMAAFPPVLFVYPESVREGEEFFSRFWPEAKAISNPNVSFYDQIDVPEGNLIELAGPEVWVSAVRALAKGNFYGVQGRHLLRMPGVFLVLKDRILWSHSYRHIGDEPDWSKIPGCTPLPTDEYDPGILPA; encoded by the coding sequence ATGAAATTCCTACCGAAAGAAATTTTGGAATCCCAGGTCCATGGAAGAAATTTAACCGGCTTAAGTTTCGGGGACAATCTTCCTCAAAAACCTAGTTTGGTCGTTTTTCTGCGTCATCTTGGTTGTATATTTTGCAGAGAAACAGTGGAAGACCTTCGTGTTTTCAGTTCGGAAATGGCTGCATTCCCTCCCGTTTTATTTGTATATCCTGAGTCTGTGAGGGAAGGAGAAGAATTTTTTTCCAGATTCTGGCCGGAAGCAAAAGCGATCTCAAATCCAAACGTTTCTTTTTATGACCAGATCGATGTTCCTGAAGGTAATTTAATCGAATTAGCCGGCCCGGAAGTTTGGGTGAGTGCAGTACGTGCACTTGCAAAAGGAAATTTTTACGGAGTCCAAGGTAGGCATTTACTTAGAATGCCCGGCGTTTTTTTAGTTTTGAAAGATAGGATTCTTTGGTCCCACTCTTATCGTCATATTGGGGACGAACCTGACTGGAGCAAAATTCCCGGATGTACTCCTTTGCCTACGGACGAGTATGATCCAGGGATTTTGCCAGCCTAG
- a CDS encoding TerC family protein, which produces MDLHLVDIIISLLTLTAMEIVLGIDNIVFLSIVVGKLPKEQQASGRTIGLLAALGFRIGLLFTVSWLASLTNGLFQVGNFTVTGRDLIMLGGGLFLIAKSTSEIHHKMEEGETDLDTGSSPSFFNVIVQVIILDIIFSVDSIITAVGLSGNLMVMVLAVIISLVIMLIFSGKVSDFINEHPTMKILALSFLIMIGVMLFADGLHFHIPKGYIYFSMAFSLLVEFINMRVRKVNQSP; this is translated from the coding sequence ATGGATTTGCATCTTGTAGACATTATCATCTCTCTTCTGACCCTCACAGCAATGGAAATCGTTCTAGGAATCGATAATATTGTATTTCTTTCTATTGTAGTTGGTAAACTTCCTAAAGAACAACAAGCAAGCGGACGTACAATCGGTCTTTTAGCCGCATTAGGCTTCAGGATAGGTTTGTTATTTACCGTAAGTTGGCTTGCAAGTCTCACAAACGGACTTTTCCAAGTCGGAAATTTTACGGTGACCGGAAGAGACCTGATCATGCTTGGCGGGGGACTTTTTCTGATCGCAAAAAGTACAAGCGAGATCCATCATAAAATGGAAGAAGGTGAAACGGATCTGGACACAGGATCTTCTCCTTCTTTTTTTAATGTGATCGTTCAGGTCATCATTTTAGATATTATATTTTCAGTAGATTCTATCATTACTGCAGTTGGACTTTCGGGAAATCTGATGGTCATGGTACTTGCAGTAATCATCTCTCTTGTGATTATGCTCATCTTCTCCGGAAAGGTAAGCGATTTTATAAACGAACATCCTACTATGAAAATTTTAGCTCTATCCTTTTTGATCATGATCGGAGTAATGTTATTCGCAGACGGTTTACATTTCCATATTCCGAAAGGGTATATTTATTTCTCTATGGCATTCTCACTTTTGGTGGAATTCATAAATATGCGGGTTCGTAAGGTAAATCAATCCCCTTAA
- a CDS encoding acyl-CoA--6-aminopenicillanic acid acyltransferase produces the protein MCDTFVATPDSTSSGKMIFGKNSDREPNEPQCLVRYPETVSKESQQRLTFIDVPSSKKSREVLISRPLHMWGAEMGANSKGVVIGNEAVFTKLKIEKKNDGLTGMDLLRLGLERSDTAAEARDLIIEYLERFGQDACGGYSNRNFFYHNSFIIADPKEAYVLETADRYWAWKKVKGFYAISNGLTLGSDYDGLHSHAIDFARAKGWLKKGETFSFKDAFSDSLFTSFSKCKIRREIVTGGGKFFGSKLGIAEAMQILRLEGKEKGSVPLSISQGGFPSKSLGYSPSQSGMGSVCLHAGGPFSPNQTTSSFVAELDTNPAYSQFWATGCSIPSLSVFIPFSIPGKTFLQGDIVQPGASPDSSLWWNHEILYRLCLKNYDKAVSVFSAELKEKQEKYIQKVEYTLGLERNFSLDPITKEVSEEVDKLYKKWRNQVLELAVNGNILPNIWSSPLYNLSWAIWNRKARVNSRVLKGIDLPYEPAYL, from the coding sequence ATGTGCGATACTTTCGTGGCGACTCCGGATTCTACTTCTTCCGGAAAAATGATCTTCGGAAAAAATTCAGACAGAGAACCGAACGAACCCCAATGTTTGGTACGATATCCGGAAACGGTATCTAAGGAAAGCCAGCAAAGACTTACCTTTATAGATGTTCCTAGTTCCAAAAAATCCAGAGAAGTTTTGATCTCTCGTCCTCTTCATATGTGGGGAGCTGAGATGGGTGCGAATTCAAAAGGTGTTGTGATCGGTAACGAGGCCGTATTCACAAAACTTAAGATTGAAAAGAAAAATGACGGTTTGACCGGGATGGATCTTTTACGTCTCGGATTAGAACGTTCGGATACTGCAGCAGAAGCAAGAGACCTTATCATTGAATATTTAGAAAGATTCGGCCAAGATGCATGTGGAGGTTATTCAAATCGGAACTTCTTCTATCATAATAGTTTTATAATCGCAGATCCTAAAGAAGCTTATGTTTTGGAAACCGCGGATAGATACTGGGCTTGGAAGAAGGTCAAAGGATTTTATGCAATCTCGAACGGTCTAACCTTGGGTTCAGATTATGATGGTCTTCATTCACATGCGATCGATTTTGCGAGAGCAAAGGGTTGGTTGAAGAAGGGAGAAACCTTTTCCTTTAAAGATGCATTTTCCGATTCTCTATTCACTAGTTTCAGTAAATGTAAAATACGGAGAGAGATCGTCACAGGAGGGGGGAAATTTTTCGGTTCCAAGTTAGGTATTGCGGAAGCGATGCAGATCTTGAGGTTAGAAGGTAAAGAAAAGGGGAGTGTCCCTCTTTCTATCAGCCAAGGAGGTTTTCCATCTAAGAGTTTAGGATATTCTCCTAGTCAGTCCGGTATGGGTTCAGTTTGTCTTCATGCGGGAGGTCCCTTTTCTCCCAACCAGACAACTTCTTCATTTGTAGCGGAACTAGATACTAATCCTGCCTATTCTCAGTTTTGGGCGACAGGATGTTCTATTCCTTCTCTGTCGGTTTTTATTCCTTTCTCCATTCCAGGAAAAACTTTCTTACAAGGAGATATTGTTCAGCCGGGAGCAAGCCCGGATTCTTCACTTTGGTGGAATCATGAAATTTTATATAGACTCTGTTTGAAAAATTATGATAAGGCAGTTTCCGTCTTTAGCGCGGAGTTAAAGGAGAAGCAGGAGAAATATATTCAAAAAGTAGAATATACTCTCGGTCTTGAAAGGAATTTTTCCCTGGATCCGATCACAAAAGAAGTTTCGGAAGAAGTGGATAAACTTTATAAAAAATGGAGAAACCAGGTATTAGAACTTGCGGTGAACGGAAATATACTTCCGAATATCTGGTCTTCTCCACTTTATAATCTGAGCTGGGCTATTTGGAATCGAAAAGCGAGGGTCAATTCCAGAGTTCTTAAGGGGATTGATTTACCTTACGAACCCGCATATTTATGA
- a CDS encoding PP2C family protein-serine/threonine phosphatase codes for MSLFLFFAGFGLLLGDPASEGLSDPRWMRVSHVTLICISLFLSFKFEKFKKYSEPVLLFHFAVMSIHSFYLLYVNGLYLGYLFGLILVVFSTGVSINNRRVLIAILLLFIAVAFFVGMHVKDPKIDVGMYYFGLISSGVLSVLVIGFRMKTFETLLEADVQMEKFQINIEEELAIAQKTQKSLVDLEFPEAGNFRIYSYFKPLESVGGDLIKTNLGKEGELDFFFADAAGHGVSAAMVSAMAVMAFKTTAPVAESPSKGLTLIHESLMTMISGFFITAVYMRLDLEKKALTYSYAGHHPAIIIKSDGSVQELTGKGTVLLALPKLFNRDYEILLESGDRVLLFSDGMFEFYGKEKEFFGNEAFIDLVRDYTSLSGRVFLDSLGEAILGLHSSPPKDDMTMLYLEVL; via the coding sequence ATGTCCCTTTTTCTTTTTTTCGCTGGGTTCGGTTTGTTGTTAGGCGATCCTGCTTCGGAGGGCCTTTCCGATCCAAGATGGATGAGGGTCTCTCATGTCACTCTTATCTGTATTTCCTTATTCTTAAGTTTTAAATTCGAAAAATTTAAAAAATACTCCGAACCGGTTTTGCTATTTCATTTCGCCGTGATGAGTATCCATTCATTTTATCTTTTATATGTGAATGGTTTATATCTGGGTTATTTATTCGGATTGATACTTGTTGTATTCAGCACCGGGGTCTCCATTAACAACCGAAGGGTATTGATAGCGATCCTTCTTCTTTTTATAGCGGTCGCGTTCTTTGTGGGAATGCATGTAAAAGATCCTAAGATAGATGTCGGGATGTATTATTTCGGTCTCATCTCTTCCGGAGTTTTGTCGGTTCTTGTGATCGGCTTTAGAATGAAAACATTCGAAACCTTATTAGAAGCAGATGTGCAGATGGAAAAATTCCAGATCAATATCGAAGAAGAATTGGCCATCGCTCAGAAGACCCAAAAAAGCCTTGTGGATCTTGAATTTCCGGAAGCAGGAAATTTTAGGATCTATTCTTATTTTAAACCTCTGGAAAGTGTGGGTGGGGATTTGATCAAAACAAATCTGGGCAAAGAAGGGGAGCTTGACTTTTTCTTTGCAGATGCCGCAGGTCATGGAGTTTCTGCTGCGATGGTTTCGGCTATGGCGGTAATGGCTTTTAAAACTACTGCCCCTGTTGCGGAAAGTCCTTCTAAAGGTTTAACTCTGATCCATGAGTCTTTAATGACTATGATAAGCGGGTTTTTTATCACCGCAGTTTATATGAGACTGGACCTGGAAAAAAAAGCTCTGACCTATTCCTATGCGGGACATCATCCAGCAATTATCATAAAGTCTGACGGTTCCGTGCAAGAATTGACCGGGAAAGGAACCGTACTTCTTGCTCTTCCGAAATTATTCAATAGAGATTACGAAATTTTATTAGAGTCCGGAGATAGGGTCTTATTGTTCTCGGATGGAATGTTCGAGTTTTATGGTAAAGAAAAAGAATTTTTCGGAAACGAAGCATTCATCGATCTGGTCCGAGATTATACATCTCTTTCCGGTAGAGTATTTTTGGATTCTCTGGGAGAAGCTATACTTGGTCTACATTCTTCTCCGCCTAAGGACGATATGACTATGTTATATTTGGAAGTTCTCTAA
- a CDS encoding acyl-CoA thioesterase, translating into MSKPEKYPYSVQQKVAWGDMDAFGHVNNVVYARYFETARASYFDDMGLWESPQKPMEGGPVLTHIEMDYRKQVRFPETIDISVKLESVKNRSFSIVCSMWNQAGECVLTGKAELLWFNFSTGKPVAIPDVYKEQFFQQNK; encoded by the coding sequence ATGTCTAAACCGGAAAAATACCCTTACAGTGTTCAACAAAAAGTAGCTTGGGGAGATATGGATGCATTTGGCCATGTGAATAATGTGGTCTATGCGAGATATTTCGAAACTGCGAGGGCTTCTTATTTTGATGATATGGGTCTTTGGGAATCTCCTCAGAAACCTATGGAAGGTGGGCCGGTCCTGACTCATATTGAAATGGATTATAGAAAGCAGGTTCGTTTTCCGGAAACGATTGATATTTCCGTAAAATTGGAATCCGTTAAGAACAGATCTTTTTCGATCGTTTGTTCCATGTGGAACCAGGCAGGGGAATGCGTGTTGACTGGAAAAGCGGAACTGTTATGGTTTAATTTTTCTACTGGTAAACCGGTGGCAATTCCAGATGTCTACAAGGAACAATTCTTCCAGCAAAACAAATGA
- a CDS encoding lysophospholipid acyltransferase family protein produces MSSKNIQKPHPGSSELARKALRWFGRLYGSLFYKTEVYGLENVPQTGKVLVLSKHQRNDDIPLGLSKALYHRRMDIWAIMKDSLAAPIFMDYFLKCGGIPLNRKEPRKSKNDLLFAKKVLNEGNMLVIFPEQTTIPYKMGKGRPGGFRFIVGKPEEPLAVLCLGLEYKPRGFLRRTSFIVRAGKLRHFEPDMDHEDFLHDCMHEIASLTNLKYPFEQAKKANDSNGDLELLETIS; encoded by the coding sequence ATGTCATCCAAGAATATACAAAAGCCCCATCCAGGAAGTTCTGAATTAGCCAGAAAAGCATTACGCTGGTTCGGAAGACTTTATGGATCCTTATTTTATAAAACAGAAGTTTATGGATTAGAAAATGTGCCCCAAACCGGAAAAGTTTTAGTACTCTCCAAACACCAAAGGAATGATGATATTCCTCTGGGGCTTTCCAAAGCATTATATCATAGAAGAATGGATATCTGGGCGATCATGAAAGATTCTCTCGCTGCTCCTATTTTCATGGACTATTTTCTAAAATGTGGGGGAATTCCTCTCAATAGAAAAGAACCTAGAAAAAGTAAGAACGATCTTCTATTTGCCAAAAAGGTACTCAATGAAGGCAATATGCTCGTGATATTCCCGGAACAAACCACCATCCCTTATAAAATGGGGAAAGGCCGTCCGGGCGGATTCAGATTTATTGTAGGAAAACCAGAAGAACCGCTAGCAGTTCTTTGCCTGGGATTAGAATATAAACCCAGAGGATTCTTGCGTAGGACCAGTTTTATAGTCCGTGCTGGAAAACTCAGACACTTTGAGCCTGATATGGACCATGAAGATTTCCTTCACGATTGTATGCATGAGATCGCAAGCCTAACCAATCTCAAATACCCATTCGAACAGGCTAAAAAGGCAAACGACTCAAATGGAGATTTAGAACTTCTCGAAACGATCTCTTAG
- a CDS encoding tetratricopeptide repeat protein produces MNKLIKIALILSISTAIYAEPETNVIESSLKNYTPETDTQLANKLTALGSLKQKTRDYEGAIAFYDQSLAVRTKIGDKESSGYALVLYLKSISEFRLGKSCQALENIKEVIHVYQKIGDLDSALHAEEEGLKKYQEACSLAFAKQPSLTLNKD; encoded by the coding sequence ATGAACAAATTAATTAAAATTGCCCTAATTTTAAGCATCTCCACTGCAATTTATGCAGAACCTGAAACCAACGTGATCGAAAGTTCGCTCAAGAACTACACACCGGAGACAGACACCCAGCTGGCAAATAAGCTAACTGCCCTTGGTAGCCTAAAACAAAAAACCAGGGACTACGAAGGTGCAATCGCTTTTTACGACCAGTCCTTAGCTGTGAGAACAAAAATCGGTGATAAAGAAAGTTCTGGATACGCTCTGGTCCTTTATCTGAAATCCATCTCCGAATTCCGCCTCGGCAAATCCTGCCAAGCCTTAGAGAACATTAAAGAAGTTATCCATGTATACCAAAAGATTGGTGACCTTGATTCCGCTCTTCACGCAGAGGAAGAAGGTCTTAAAAAATACCAGGAAGCATGCAGCCTGGCTTTTGCGAAACAGCCAAGCCTGACTCTAAACAAGGACTAA
- the hpf gene encoding ribosome hibernation-promoting factor, HPF/YfiA family produces the protein MKIVFNWKNLDHSGTAEDYAGKKLERVSKYIQKLVSMEISFEQVHGLISANLNLAADGSKFNAQHEDKDIYSCIDGLEDKIVKQVSKHHDKKAAH, from the coding sequence ATGAAAATCGTTTTTAATTGGAAAAACTTGGATCATTCCGGAACGGCAGAAGATTATGCCGGAAAAAAATTAGAACGAGTCTCTAAATATATACAAAAGTTAGTTTCGATGGAAATTTCATTCGAACAGGTGCATGGATTGATTAGCGCTAATTTGAATTTAGCTGCGGATGGAAGTAAATTTAACGCACAACACGAAGACAAAGATATTTATTCCTGCATAGACGGTTTAGAAGATAAGATCGTAAAACAAGTAAGTAAACATCACGATAAAAAAGCCGCTCATTGA
- a CDS encoding NAD(P)H-dependent flavin oxidoreductase encodes MTLENPILQALGLKGPLILSPLAGGPSTPELISAVSNAGGLGSLGLAYETPEQIRATIQKTRNLTSKPIAVNLFVPAITPELSSDQINQAIEATKKYREELGVPSPKLEPPYALDFDKQFEEMLSQRPEVFSFTFGLLSSDYIKECKKNHIITCGTATTLEEGILAEESGVDWLVAQGIEAGGHRGIFSSTEEDSGIGLFPLVRSLVHKLKIPVIAAGGIMDGAGIAAVLALGASAAQLGTAFLLCEEAGTSKPYREALLSKNRKTKTTRAFSGRIARGLENRFMNEMETGNILPFPAQNVFTRDIRKRSAELGKSDFLSLWSGQGIELIRETKAGELVAVLFEELRTATLSQ; translated from the coding sequence TTGACTCTCGAAAATCCTATCTTGCAAGCCCTGGGTTTAAAAGGCCCACTTATCCTCTCTCCATTGGCAGGAGGTCCTTCCACTCCTGAATTGATTTCTGCAGTTTCTAATGCAGGCGGTCTTGGATCTCTCGGACTTGCTTATGAAACACCTGAACAGATCCGCGCGACCATCCAAAAAACGAGAAACCTAACCTCTAAACCGATCGCAGTGAATCTATTCGTTCCTGCTATAACTCCGGAACTTAGCTCGGACCAAATCAATCAGGCAATCGAAGCCACAAAAAAATATAGAGAGGAGTTAGGAGTTCCGTCCCCTAAACTTGAACCTCCTTATGCACTCGATTTTGACAAACAATTCGAAGAGATGTTAAGCCAAAGACCTGAGGTATTCAGTTTTACTTTCGGACTTCTATCCTCTGATTATATAAAAGAATGTAAGAAAAATCATATCATCACCTGCGGAACAGCCACCACATTAGAGGAAGGTATCTTAGCGGAAGAAAGTGGTGTAGATTGGCTTGTTGCACAGGGTATAGAAGCAGGTGGGCATCGTGGGATCTTCTCCTCAACTGAAGAAGATTCCGGGATCGGATTATTTCCTTTAGTCAGAAGTTTAGTTCACAAGCTGAAAATCCCGGTAATCGCTGCAGGTGGGATTATGGATGGAGCAGGAATTGCAGCTGTTCTCGCTTTGGGGGCGAGTGCTGCACAATTAGGCACTGCATTTTTATTATGCGAAGAAGCGGGAACTTCTAAACCTTATAGAGAAGCTTTACTTTCTAAAAATCGTAAAACAAAAACCACTCGTGCATTTTCAGGAAGGATCGCAAGAGGTTTAGAGAATAGATTTATGAATGAAATGGAGACTGGGAATATTCTGCCCTTCCCCGCTCAAAATGTTTTTACAAGAGATATCCGAAAAAGATCTGCAGAACTTGGGAAGTCCGATTTTTTATCTCTTTGGTCAGGACAAGGAATAGAGTTAATCAGGGAAACGAAGGCTGGTGAACTTGTTGCGGTCTTATTCGAAGAATTAAGAACCGCAACACTATCTCAGTAG
- a CDS encoding LIMLP_12425 family protein, translating into MEKQTSKQQGTKFGFSSIFQKEDPDHVKLENSLVRAVSELRTEQMKDINLSKDFNLRLENLLKDVRFDEETSWSKFSRGFVWNRSFQYSLSAALAILVLAVTVGRFSSSNETSLAERSGTLTVGEDREFVDLPSSARVDVDLNSRHLLEISKNPQASKTLGSLEQYFIEKGDYRTAQEIRHVLESTGK; encoded by the coding sequence ATGGAAAAACAAACGAGTAAACAACAGGGAACAAAGTTCGGATTCTCTTCCATTTTTCAAAAGGAAGATCCGGATCATGTTAAATTGGAAAATTCTCTGGTCCGAGCAGTATCAGAACTGCGAACGGAACAGATGAAAGATATCAACCTCTCCAAGGATTTCAATCTTAGATTAGAGAATCTACTCAAAGATGTCCGCTTCGATGAAGAAACCTCTTGGTCCAAGTTCTCCCGCGGTTTTGTTTGGAACCGTTCCTTCCAATACTCCCTCAGTGCAGCTCTCGCAATCTTAGTTCTCGCAGTTACAGTAGGTCGTTTTTCTTCTTCTAACGAAACAAGTTTGGCAGAAAGATCCGGAACCCTTACAGTAGGCGAAGATCGTGAATTCGTGGATCTTCCTTCTTCTGCAAGAGTGGATGTGGATTTGAATTCACGCCATCTTCTTGAGATTTCTAAAAATCCCCAAGCTTCTAAGACCTTAGGTTCTTTAGAGCAATACTTTATTGAAAAGGGTGATTATAGAACGGCTCAAGAAATCCGCCACGTTCTGGAATCTACCGGCAAATAA